The following proteins are co-located in the Castanea sativa cultivar Marrone di Chiusa Pesio chromosome 8, ASM4071231v1 genome:
- the LOC142608310 gene encoding GEM-like protein 4: protein MKSSLQELVLGMPISSAAYKVDRSPIKGYLPDPANQCNIPSLKGSADTVLNRKNKSGKNGASFALGVREHVRIGSKITETVKGKLSLGARILKVGGVEKIFKRFFSVREGEKLLKASQCYLSTTAGPIAGLLFISTDKIAFCSERSIKISSPNGEMKRVHYKVMIPLKKIERVNQSENVKKPSEKYMEVVTVDNFDFWFMGFLNYEKAFKYLQEAISQA, encoded by the exons ATGAAATCCTCACTTCAGGAACTTGTTCTTGGAATGCCAATCAGCTCGGCAGCATACAAAGTTGATAGGTCACCAATAAAGGGATACTTACCTGATCCTGCTAACCAATGCAATATTCCATCACTTAAAG gTAGTGCAGATACAGTGCTTAATAGAAAGAACAAGTCGGGGAAAAATGGAGCCAGTTTTGCACTTGGAGTCCGAGAACATG TGAGAATAGGGTCCAAAATCACTGAAACTGTGAAGGGGAAGTTGAGCTTGGGGGCTAGAATTCTTAAAGTAGGAGGTGTGGAGAAAATATTCAAGCGGTTTTTCAGTGTTAGAGAAGGAGAGAAGTTACTGAAGGCTTCCCAATGCTACTTATCAACCACAGCTGGTCCTATAGCAGGCCTCCTCTTTATTTCCACAGATAAGATTGCATTCTGCAGTGAGAGATCAATCAAAATCTCTTCTCCAAATGGAGAGATGAAAAGAGTCCATTACAAG GTGATGATTCCACttaagaaaatagagagagtgAACCAAAGTGAGAATGTAAAGAAGCCATCAGAAAAGTACATGGAAGTAGTTACTGTTGATAATTTTGACTTCTGGTTTATGGGCttcttaaattatgaaaaagCTTTCAAGTATCTTCAGGAAGCAATTTCTCAAGCTTAG